One genomic window of Roseateles sp. DAIF2 includes the following:
- a CDS encoding RNA polymerase sigma factor, which produces MFERYYKELLNFCSRSLRDREAAADLVQESYARVLALQQSGRTVEEPRALLYRTARNLQIDQYRRRGSEPETADAELLQTELERLMAPLADEPQAALASSQAVRQLLATIDALPLRCREAFVLHKFDGLPHAEVAERMGISRKMVEQHIQLALQACRRCRQRLDGETTP; this is translated from the coding sequence GTGTTCGAGCGCTATTACAAGGAATTGCTGAACTTCTGCTCGCGCTCGCTGCGCGACCGCGAGGCCGCCGCCGACCTGGTGCAGGAGAGCTATGCCCGCGTGCTGGCCCTGCAGCAGTCCGGCCGCACCGTCGAGGAGCCGCGCGCCCTGCTCTACCGCACCGCGCGCAATCTGCAGATCGACCAGTACCGCCGCCGCGGCAGCGAGCCGGAGACGGCCGACGCCGAGCTGCTGCAGACCGAGCTGGAGCGCCTGATGGCCCCGCTCGCCGACGAACCCCAGGCCGCGCTGGCCTCCAGCCAGGCGGTGCGGCAGCTGCTGGCCACGATCGACGCACTGCCGCTGCGCTGCCGCGAGGCCTTCGTGCTGCACAAGTTCGACGGCCTGCCCCATGCCGAGGTGGCCGAGCGCATGGGCATCTCACGCAAGATGGTCGAGCAGCATATCCAGCTGGCGCTGCAGGCCTGCCGGCGCTGCCGGCAGCGGCTGGACGGCGAGACCACCCCATGA
- a CDS encoding sigma-54 dependent transcriptional regulator, giving the protein MNKLSKTWPRAAILVVDDEPGMLNFLEKTLAPRTTGAVLTAGSAEAAEELLRRHRFDLVILDITLPGKSGIALLKELRERADASEVVLITAFADLDTAIEAVRAGASDFLLKPFRVTQILNIVEQCLERARLKRENWVLKRSLSRRSHDEALIGDSIAIKGLRAALERVARVGSTVLLTGESGTGKELAAQALHRLGPNANAPFVPVNCATMSPALIETELFGQAGWGADGHKSRDGLFVYAQGGTLFLDEVGDLPLALQATLLRVLEDRHIRPVGSEHEIPVDVRIVAATNRPLADEVAAGRFRKDLYYRLQVVEIGLPPLRAHKEDIPQLSAHFIEMLAPRLNLAPIEISADEMRYLQQYDWPGNVRELRNLIERSLIVGALNVSALYQSLARTQGQPVVPRAKLSGPVDLQSLEKRHILAVLESVGGDKQQAAQLLGISKRTLERRFAEWTETGELSRPA; this is encoded by the coding sequence TTGAACAAGCTCAGCAAAACCTGGCCCCGCGCCGCCATCCTGGTCGTCGACGACGAGCCGGGCATGCTCAACTTCCTCGAGAAGACCCTGGCGCCGCGCACCACCGGAGCGGTGCTGACCGCCGGCTCGGCCGAGGCCGCGGAGGAGCTGCTGCGCCGGCACCGCTTCGACCTGGTGATCCTGGACATCACCCTGCCGGGCAAGAGCGGCATTGCGCTGCTGAAGGAGCTGCGCGAGCGCGCGGATGCCAGCGAGGTGGTGCTGATCACCGCCTTCGCCGACCTGGACACCGCGATCGAGGCGGTGCGCGCCGGCGCCAGCGACTTCCTGCTGAAGCCCTTTCGCGTCACCCAGATCCTCAATATCGTCGAGCAATGCCTGGAGCGCGCGCGCCTGAAGCGCGAGAACTGGGTGCTCAAGCGCAGCCTCTCGCGGCGCAGCCACGACGAGGCGCTGATCGGCGACTCGATCGCGATCAAGGGCCTGCGCGCGGCGCTGGAGCGGGTCGCGCGGGTCGGCAGCACGGTGCTGCTGACCGGCGAATCGGGCACCGGCAAGGAGCTGGCCGCGCAGGCCCTGCACCGGCTGGGGCCGAACGCCAATGCGCCCTTCGTGCCGGTCAACTGCGCCACCATGTCGCCGGCGCTGATCGAGACCGAGCTGTTCGGCCAGGCCGGCTGGGGCGCCGACGGCCACAAGAGCCGGGACGGCCTGTTCGTCTATGCCCAGGGCGGCACCCTGTTCCTGGACGAGGTCGGCGACCTGCCGCTGGCGCTGCAGGCGACGCTGCTGCGCGTGCTGGAGGACCGGCATATCCGCCCGGTTGGCAGCGAGCACGAGATCCCGGTCGATGTGCGCATCGTCGCCGCGACCAACCGGCCGCTGGCCGACGAGGTGGCGGCCGGGCGCTTCCGCAAGGACTTGTACTACCGGCTGCAGGTGGTCGAGATCGGCCTGCCGCCGCTGCGCGCGCACAAGGAGGACATCCCGCAGCTCAGCGCGCATTTCATCGAGATGCTGGCGCCGCGCCTGAACCTGGCGCCGATCGAGATCAGCGCCGACGAGATGCGCTATCTGCAGCAGTACGACTGGCCCGGCAATGTGCGCGAGTTGCGCAACCTGATCGAGCGCTCGCTGATCGTTGGCGCGCTGAACGTCTCGGCGCTCTACCAGAGCCTGGCGCGCACCCAGGGCCAGCCGGTGGTACCGCGTGCGAAGCTGTCCGGCCCGGTGGATCTGCAGAGCCTGGAGAAACGCCACATCCTGGCGGTGCTGGAATCGGTCGGCGGCGACAAGCAGCAGGCGGCCCAGCTGCTGGGCATCTCCAAGCGCACGCTGGAGCGGCGCTTCGCCGAATGGACCGAGACCGGCGAGCTCAGTCGGCCAGCTTGA
- the fdhD gene encoding formate dehydrogenase accessory sulfurtransferase FdhD — MRKIDDGDEELALPAALARLATWRWPGGETGADWVAEEVPVALEYNGISHVVMLATPLDLEDFALGFSLSEGLIDTPADLLEVEIAAGCNGGLVAQLRISARCEMRLKERRRNLAGRTGCGLCGTDSLDQVLRPLKRPVTPPRLAGDALQRAMRELAAAQPLQQRAGGLHAAAWCDADGALLLLREDVGRHNALDKLVGALARAGTDPGRGFVAVTSRASFEMVQKTAQAGIGLLAAVSAPTHLAIRTAHDCGLALAGFVREQRATFYSGWPAGNEPPPA; from the coding sequence ATGCGCAAGATTGACGACGGGGACGAAGAGCTCGCGCTGCCGGCCGCGCTGGCGCGGCTGGCCACGTGGCGCTGGCCCGGCGGCGAGACCGGCGCGGACTGGGTCGCCGAGGAGGTGCCGGTGGCGCTGGAGTACAACGGCATCTCCCATGTGGTGATGCTGGCCACGCCGCTGGACCTGGAGGATTTCGCGCTCGGTTTCTCGCTCAGCGAGGGCCTGATCGACACGCCCGCCGACCTGCTGGAGGTCGAGATCGCCGCCGGCTGCAACGGGGGCCTGGTCGCGCAGCTGCGCATCAGCGCGCGCTGCGAGATGCGGCTGAAGGAGCGCCGCCGCAACCTGGCCGGCCGCACCGGCTGCGGCCTGTGCGGCACCGACAGCCTGGACCAGGTGCTGCGCCCGCTGAAGCGGCCGGTGACCCCGCCGCGCCTGGCCGGCGATGCGCTGCAGCGCGCGATGCGCGAGCTGGCCGCGGCCCAGCCCCTGCAGCAGCGCGCCGGCGGCCTGCATGCCGCCGCCTGGTGCGACGCGGACGGCGCCCTGCTCCTGCTGCGCGAGGATGTCGGCCGCCACAACGCGCTGGACAAGCTGGTTGGCGCGCTGGCCCGCGCCGGCACCGATCCGGGCCGGGGCTTTGTCGCGGTCACCAGCCGCGCCAGCTTCGAGATGGTGCAGAAGACGGCCCAGGCCGGCATCGGCCTGTTGGCCGCGGTGTCAGCACCCACTCACCTGGCAATCCGCACCGCACATGACTGTGGCCTGGCGCTGGCAGGCTTCGTGCGCGAGCAGCGTGCCACTTTTTATAGCGGCTGGCCGGCCGGGAACGAGCCGCCGCCGGCCTGA
- a CDS encoding OFA family MFS transporter, with protein MSSVLTDTTLGGNAAPGWLDKERTIASPGYNRWLVPPCALAIHLCIGMAYGFSVFWLPLSKALGVAGTGALACGKDVGFFAQLFTTSCDWSVATLGWMYTLFFVFLGCSAAIWGGWLERAGPRKAGLVSAVCWCGGMLLSALGIYTHQFWMMILGSGVIGGIGLGLGYISPVSTLIKWFPDRRGMATGMAIMGFGGGAMIGSPLAVELMKHFATPTEVGVWQTFVVMALVYFVFMVGGALGYRVPPTGWKPKGWTPPAAQTSNAMITQRHVHVKKVWGIPQFWLVWIVLCMNVSAGIGVIGMASPMLQEVFGGALIDVQGKFTELDKTQLAAIAAVAGGFTALLSLFNIGGRFFWASLSDKLGRKATYVVFFVLGGLLYFSIPSSAAAGSALLFVGAFCIILSMYGGGFATVPAYLADLFGTQMVGAIHGRLLTAWATAGILGPVVVNYMREYQLGLGLPREQVYNQTMYILVGMLVIGLIANLLVRPVADKHFMSDAELAVEKKLAHERAAAAEVGSGPGAGAATPTALVLLAWAAVGIPLAWGVYKTLLSAAKFFH; from the coding sequence ATGTCCTCAGTATTGACCGATACCACCCTCGGCGGCAATGCCGCGCCGGGCTGGCTGGACAAGGAGCGCACGATCGCCTCCCCCGGCTACAACCGCTGGCTGGTGCCGCCCTGCGCACTCGCCATCCATCTGTGCATCGGCATGGCCTACGGCTTCTCGGTGTTCTGGCTGCCGCTGTCCAAGGCCCTGGGCGTGGCCGGCACCGGCGCGCTGGCCTGCGGCAAGGACGTCGGCTTCTTCGCCCAGCTCTTCACCACCAGCTGCGACTGGAGCGTCGCGACCCTGGGCTGGATGTACACCCTGTTCTTCGTCTTCCTCGGCTGCTCGGCCGCGATCTGGGGCGGCTGGCTGGAACGCGCCGGCCCGCGCAAGGCCGGCCTGGTCAGCGCGGTGTGCTGGTGCGGCGGCATGCTGCTGTCGGCGCTGGGCATCTACACCCACCAGTTCTGGATGATGATCCTGGGCTCGGGCGTGATCGGCGGCATCGGCCTGGGGCTGGGCTACATCTCGCCGGTGTCGACCCTGATCAAGTGGTTCCCGGACCGCCGCGGCATGGCCACGGGCATGGCCATCATGGGCTTCGGCGGCGGCGCGATGATCGGCTCGCCGCTGGCGGTCGAGCTGATGAAGCATTTCGCGACGCCCACCGAGGTCGGCGTCTGGCAGACCTTCGTCGTGATGGCCCTGGTGTACTTCGTCTTCATGGTCGGCGGCGCGCTCGGCTACCGCGTGCCGCCCACCGGCTGGAAGCCCAAGGGCTGGACCCCGCCGGCCGCGCAGACCAGCAACGCGATGATCACGCAGCGCCATGTGCATGTGAAGAAGGTCTGGGGCATCCCGCAGTTCTGGCTGGTGTGGATCGTGCTGTGCATGAACGTCAGCGCCGGCATCGGCGTGATCGGCATGGCCAGCCCGATGCTGCAGGAGGTGTTCGGCGGCGCGCTGATCGACGTGCAGGGCAAGTTCACCGAGCTCGACAAGACCCAGCTCGCCGCGATCGCCGCGGTGGCCGGCGGCTTCACCGCGCTGCTGAGCCTGTTCAATATCGGCGGCCGCTTCTTCTGGGCCAGCCTGTCGGACAAGCTGGGCCGCAAGGCGACCTATGTCGTGTTCTTCGTGCTGGGCGGCCTGCTGTACTTCAGCATCCCCTCCTCGGCCGCGGCCGGTTCGGCCCTGCTCTTCGTCGGTGCCTTCTGCATCATCCTGTCGATGTACGGCGGCGGCTTCGCCACCGTGCCGGCCTACCTGGCCGACCTGTTCGGTACCCAGATGGTGGGCGCGATCCACGGCCGCCTGCTGACCGCCTGGGCCACCGCCGGCATCCTGGGCCCGGTGGTCGTCAACTACATGCGCGAGTACCAGCTGGGCCTGGGCCTGCCGCGCGAGCAGGTCTACAACCAGACCATGTACATCCTGGTCGGCATGCTGGTGATCGGCCTGATCGCCAACCTGCTGGTGCGCCCGGTGGCCGACAAGCATTTCATGAGCGACGCCGAGCTGGCGGTCGAGAAGAAGCTGGCCCATGAGCGCGCCGCCGCCGCCGAAGTGGGCAGCGGCCCGGGCGCCGGCGCCGCGACGCCGACCGCCCTGGTCCTGCTGGCCTGGGCCGCCGTCGGCATCCCGCTGGCCTGGGGCGTCTACAAGACCCTGCTGAGCGCAGCCAAGTTCTTCCACTGA
- a CDS encoding LysR family transcriptional regulator yields the protein MIQPDAMRVFVRVAELASFTQAAEGLGLPKASVSGAVQRLEAQLGTRLLHRTTRRVQLTQDGQAFYERCKDLLADLEELQQLFLPTPAALTGRLRVDLPVGAARLLVLPRLPEFMAAHPKLEIELSCTDRRVDLVREGFDCVLRVGQLGDSSLVARPLGRLRQLNLASAAYLRAHGVPRSLEDLAGHRLIHYAAVLGARSPGFEYLDEAGRPQSLPMAGSLTVNNSEAYEAACLAGAGLAQVPVPGLSPLVEQGLLVEVLPQYQAPPMPVSLVYAHRRQLPQRVQVFMNWLTEVLRPHLLPWP from the coding sequence ATGATCCAGCCCGACGCGATGCGCGTCTTCGTGCGCGTGGCCGAGCTGGCCAGCTTCACCCAGGCGGCCGAGGGCCTGGGCCTGCCGAAGGCTAGCGTGTCCGGCGCGGTGCAGCGCCTGGAGGCGCAGTTGGGCACACGGCTGCTGCACCGCACCACCCGGCGTGTGCAGCTGACCCAGGACGGCCAGGCCTTCTATGAGCGCTGCAAGGACCTGCTGGCCGATCTGGAGGAGCTGCAGCAGCTCTTCCTGCCGACGCCGGCGGCACTGACCGGGCGGTTGCGGGTGGACCTGCCGGTCGGTGCGGCGCGCCTGCTGGTGCTGCCGCGGCTGCCGGAGTTCATGGCCGCGCATCCGAAGCTGGAGATCGAGCTGAGCTGCACCGACCGGCGGGTGGACCTGGTGCGCGAGGGCTTCGACTGCGTGCTGCGGGTTGGCCAGCTGGGCGATTCCAGCCTGGTGGCGCGGCCGCTGGGCCGGCTGCGCCAGCTCAACCTGGCCAGCGCCGCCTATCTGCGCGCCCATGGCGTGCCGCGCAGCCTGGAGGACCTGGCCGGCCACCGGCTGATCCATTACGCCGCGGTGCTGGGCGCGCGCTCGCCGGGCTTCGAATACCTGGACGAGGCGGGCCGGCCGCAGAGCCTGCCGATGGCGGGCAGCCTGACGGTCAACAACTCCGAGGCCTACGAGGCCGCCTGCCTGGCCGGCGCGGGCCTGGCCCAGGTGCCGGTGCCGGGCCTGTCACCCCTGGTCGAGCAGGGCCTGCTGGTCGAGGTGCTGCCGCAATACCAGGCACCGCCGATGCCGGTCTCCCTGGTCTATGCGCACCGGCGCCAGCTGCCGCAGCGGGTTCAGGTCTTCATGAACTGGCTGACCGAGGTGCTGCGCCCGCATCTGCTGCCCTGGCCTTGA
- a CDS encoding FdhF/YdeP family oxidoreductase codes for MSEQKIHFYKGPAGGWGALKSVAKHLQAQGIAVKGAKTLLAANQPEGFDCPGCAWPDRDHRSTFEFCENGAKAVAAEATAHRATPEVLGAHTVSWLAEQSDFYLENLGRITEPLVYDAASDRYVPIQWDDAFELIAAQLNALATPDEAIFYTSGRASNEAAFLYQLFVREFGTNNFPDCSNMCHEPSGQGLKPTIGIGKGTVTLEDFELADAIFVFGQNPGTNHPRMLGELRAASKRGAKIVSFNPLRERGLERFADPQDKFEMATLGSTPISTHYFQLRIGGDLAAIKGLAKRLFELDDMARAEGRERLLDLDFIAQHTHGFAEFEADVRAEGWATLVEESGLSQEQLFAAADIYAQAKSTIICWGMGITQHQHSVATIQQIAALLMLRGNLGRPGAGACPVRGHSNVQGDRTMGIYEKPPAAFLDSLGRVFGFEPPRKNGYGTVEAIQAMLDGAGKVFFALGGNFASATPDTVATWKALRNCELTVHVTTKFNRSHTIHGRQALVLPCLGRTEIDMQAAGPQGVTVEDSMSMVHLSSGMNAPASEHLLSEPMIVARLAAATLKGRSKTPWLWLVEDYARIRDKIEAVLPDFKDFNEKLKKPGGFRLRNTPSERIWTTPTAKANFIPFKVPTDTPLRQARRQARDAVVFTLATVRSHDQYNTTIYGMDDRYRGVWGHRRVVFINAKDLQDIGMKAGDWVDITSLWADGEHRRAEKFVLIEYDIPRGCLASYFPETNALVPLASVAIGAGTPTSKSIPVVLTLRPQDAPLAEARSVATDAPLHA; via the coding sequence ATGAGCGAACAGAAGATTCATTTCTACAAGGGCCCGGCCGGCGGCTGGGGCGCGCTGAAGAGCGTGGCCAAGCATCTGCAGGCGCAGGGCATCGCGGTCAAGGGTGCGAAGACCCTGCTGGCGGCGAACCAGCCCGAGGGCTTCGACTGCCCGGGCTGCGCCTGGCCGGACCGCGACCACCGCTCGACCTTCGAGTTCTGCGAGAACGGCGCCAAGGCCGTCGCCGCCGAGGCCACCGCGCATCGCGCCACGCCCGAGGTGCTGGGCGCGCACACCGTCTCCTGGCTGGCCGAGCAGAGCGACTTCTATCTGGAGAACCTGGGCCGCATCACCGAGCCGCTGGTCTACGACGCGGCCAGCGACCGCTATGTGCCGATCCAGTGGGATGACGCCTTCGAGCTGATCGCCGCGCAGCTGAACGCGCTGGCGACGCCGGACGAGGCGATCTTCTACACCTCGGGCCGCGCCAGCAACGAGGCCGCATTCCTGTATCAGCTGTTCGTGCGCGAGTTCGGCACCAACAACTTCCCCGACTGCTCGAACATGTGCCACGAGCCCAGCGGCCAGGGACTCAAGCCGACCATCGGCATCGGCAAGGGCACGGTGACCCTGGAGGACTTCGAGCTGGCCGACGCGATCTTCGTGTTCGGCCAGAACCCCGGCACCAATCACCCCCGCATGCTCGGCGAGCTGCGCGCGGCCTCCAAGCGCGGCGCGAAGATCGTCAGCTTCAACCCGCTGCGCGAGCGCGGGCTGGAGCGCTTCGCCGACCCGCAGGACAAGTTCGAGATGGCGACCCTGGGTTCGACGCCGATCTCGACCCATTATTTCCAGCTGCGCATCGGTGGCGATCTGGCCGCGATCAAGGGCCTGGCCAAACGCCTGTTCGAGCTCGACGACATGGCGCGCGCCGAGGGCCGCGAGCGCCTGCTGGACCTGGACTTCATCGCCCAGCACACCCATGGCTTCGCCGAGTTCGAGGCCGATGTGCGCGCCGAGGGCTGGGCCACCCTGGTCGAGGAATCGGGCCTGAGTCAGGAGCAGCTGTTCGCCGCCGCCGACATCTATGCCCAGGCCAAAAGCACCATCATCTGCTGGGGCATGGGCATCACCCAGCACCAGCATTCGGTCGCGACGATCCAGCAGATCGCGGCCCTCCTGATGCTGCGCGGCAACCTCGGCCGGCCCGGCGCCGGCGCCTGCCCGGTGCGCGGCCACAGCAATGTGCAGGGCGACCGCACGATGGGCATCTACGAGAAGCCGCCGGCCGCCTTCCTGGACAGCCTGGGCCGCGTGTTCGGCTTCGAGCCGCCGCGCAAGAACGGCTATGGCACGGTGGAAGCGATCCAGGCCATGCTGGACGGCGCGGGCAAGGTCTTCTTCGCGCTGGGCGGCAACTTCGCCTCGGCCACGCCGGACACCGTCGCCACCTGGAAGGCGCTGCGCAATTGCGAGCTGACCGTGCATGTGACGACCAAGTTCAACCGCAGCCACACCATCCACGGCAGGCAGGCGCTGGTGCTGCCCTGCCTCGGCCGCACCGAGATCGACATGCAGGCCGCGGGTCCGCAGGGCGTCACGGTGGAGGACTCGATGAGCATGGTGCATCTGTCCAGCGGCATGAACGCGCCGGCCTCCGAGCATCTGCTGTCCGAGCCGATGATCGTCGCGCGCCTGGCCGCCGCCACCCTGAAGGGCCGCAGCAAGACGCCCTGGCTGTGGCTGGTCGAGGACTATGCGCGCATCCGCGACAAGATCGAGGCCGTGCTGCCCGACTTCAAGGACTTCAACGAGAAGCTCAAGAAGCCCGGCGGCTTTCGCCTGCGCAACACGCCCTCGGAGCGGATCTGGACCACGCCGACCGCCAAGGCCAACTTCATCCCCTTCAAGGTGCCGACCGACACGCCGCTGCGCCAGGCGCGCCGCCAAGCCCGCGACGCGGTCGTGTTCACCCTGGCCACGGTGCGCTCGCACGACCAGTACAACACCACGATCTACGGCATGGACGACCGCTACCGCGGCGTCTGGGGCCATCGCCGCGTGGTCTTCATCAATGCCAAGGACCTGCAGGACATCGGCATGAAGGCCGGCGACTGGGTCGACATCACCAGCCTCTGGGCCGACGGCGAGCACCGCCGCGCCGAGAAGTTCGTGCTGATCGAATACGACATCCCGCGCGGCTGCCTGGCCAGCTATTTCCCCGAGACCAATGCGCTGGTGCCGCTGGCCAGCGTCGCGATCGGCGCCGGCACGCCGACCTCCAAGTCCATCCCGGTGGTGCTGACCTTGCGCCCGCAGGATGCGCCGCTGGCCGAGGCCCGCAGCGTCGCCACGGACGCGCCGCTGCATGCCTGA
- a CDS encoding tetratricopeptide repeat protein, with protein sequence MSHRDEQGLPLSGATDPGLDALLRGLGQFRCFSGDPLASAEAALAAAPALVMAHLLKAWLLLLSTEAPALAPAREALATARALPHDAREAAHLGALTALAEGRWHEAGLRLQDLSIEWPLDLLALQAGQQIDFFTGDARLLRDRIARALPAWAPGRPGRHALLGMYAFGLEENGDYARAERLGREAVELEPRDAWAQHAVAHVLEMQGRRAEGIAWMRGNPGWQQDSFLAVHNWWHLALYHLEAGEFEAVLALYDGPLKGGRSDLVLELVDASALLWRLRLRGVELGDRWAALAERWTPFAGSGNYAFNDVHAALALVMAGRTDALAELRAAQDRAQAAGGDNAAFLREVGRPATEAMLAHAAGDYRRASALLRPVLGRAQRFGGSHAQRDLLDQTLIDAAERGGEAALARALRTERSELAAQRASVGR encoded by the coding sequence ATGTCCCATCGAGATGAACAAGGCCTGCCGCTGTCGGGCGCCACCGATCCCGGGCTCGACGCGCTGCTGCGTGGCCTGGGCCAGTTCCGCTGCTTCAGCGGCGACCCGCTGGCCAGCGCCGAGGCCGCGCTGGCCGCCGCGCCGGCCCTGGTGATGGCGCATCTGCTGAAGGCCTGGCTGCTGCTGCTCAGCACCGAGGCGCCGGCCCTGGCGCCGGCGCGCGAAGCCCTGGCCACGGCGCGCGCGCTGCCGCACGATGCGCGCGAGGCCGCCCATCTGGGCGCGCTGACCGCGCTGGCCGAGGGGCGCTGGCATGAGGCCGGCCTGCGCCTGCAGGACCTCAGCATCGAATGGCCGCTGGACCTGCTGGCGCTGCAGGCCGGCCAGCAGATCGATTTCTTCACCGGCGACGCGCGCCTGCTGCGCGACCGCATCGCCCGCGCGCTGCCGGCCTGGGCGCCGGGCCGGCCCGGGCGCCATGCGCTGCTGGGCATGTATGCCTTCGGGCTGGAGGAGAACGGCGACTATGCGCGCGCCGAACGCCTGGGCCGCGAGGCGGTCGAGCTGGAGCCGCGCGACGCCTGGGCCCAGCATGCGGTGGCCCATGTGCTGGAGATGCAGGGCCGGCGCGCCGAGGGCATCGCCTGGATGCGCGGCAACCCCGGCTGGCAGCAGGACAGCTTCCTGGCGGTGCACAACTGGTGGCATCTGGCGCTCTACCACCTGGAGGCGGGCGAGTTCGAGGCGGTGCTGGCGCTCTACGACGGGCCGCTGAAGGGCGGCCGCTCGGACCTGGTGCTGGAGCTGGTCGACGCCAGCGCGCTGCTGTGGCGGCTGCGGCTGCGCGGCGTCGAGCTTGGGGACCGCTGGGCGGCGCTGGCGGAGCGCTGGACGCCCTTTGCCGGCAGCGGCAACTACGCCTTCAACGATGTGCATGCCGCGCTGGCCCTGGTGATGGCCGGCCGCACGGACGCGCTGGCCGAGTTGCGCGCCGCGCAGGACCGGGCCCAGGCCGCCGGCGGCGACAACGCGGCCTTCCTGCGCGAGGTGGGCCGGCCCGCCACCGAGGCGATGCTGGCCCATGCGGCGGGCGACTACCGGCGCGCCAGCGCGCTGCTGCGGCCGGTGCTCGGCCGCGCCCAGCGCTTTGGCGGCAGCCATGCGCAACGCGACCTGCTGGATCAGACCCTGATCGACGCGGCCGAGCGCGGCGGCGAGGCCGCGCTGGCACGGGCGCTGCGGACGGAACGGTCCGAGCTCGCGGCGCAGCGGGCTAGTGTTGGCCGCTGA
- a CDS encoding SDR family NAD(P)-dependent oxidoreductase: protein MSMSSSSNTSPKIALVTGGSRGLGRNTALALARRGVDVILTYRSQRAEAEQVVAEIRTLGRRAKALPLDVGHSSGFPAFAAALRAQLAETWQRERFDFLINNAGIGAHALLAETSEAQFDELMRIHLKGPFFLTQALLPLLADGGRIVNLSSGLTRFALPGYGAYAAMKGGVEVLTRYLAKELGGRGIAVNTVAPGAIETDFGGGTVRDNAQVNAFIAGQTALGRVGLPDDIGPVIAALLAEDNRWINAQRIEASGGMFL, encoded by the coding sequence ATGAGCATGAGCAGCAGCAGCAACACCTCCCCCAAGATCGCCCTGGTCACCGGCGGCAGCCGCGGCCTGGGCCGCAACACCGCGCTGGCCCTGGCCCGGCGCGGCGTCGATGTGATCCTGACCTACCGCAGCCAGCGCGCCGAGGCCGAGCAGGTCGTCGCCGAGATCCGGACCCTGGGCCGCCGCGCCAAGGCACTGCCACTGGATGTCGGCCACAGCAGCGGGTTCCCGGCCTTCGCCGCGGCCCTGCGGGCGCAGCTGGCCGAGACCTGGCAGCGCGAGCGCTTCGATTTCCTGATCAACAACGCCGGCATCGGCGCTCATGCCCTGCTCGCCGAAACCAGCGAGGCCCAGTTCGACGAGCTGATGCGCATCCACCTGAAGGGCCCCTTCTTCCTGACCCAGGCCCTGTTGCCGCTGCTGGCCGACGGCGGCCGCATCGTCAACCTCTCCAGCGGCCTGACCCGCTTCGCCCTGCCCGGCTACGGCGCCTATGCGGCGATGAAGGGCGGCGTCGAAGTGCTGACCCGCTACCTGGCCAAGGAGCTGGGCGGTCGCGGCATCGCGGTCAACACGGTGGCGCCCGGCGCGATCGAGACCGACTTTGGCGGCGGCACGGTTCGCGACAACGCCCAGGTCAATGCCTTCATCGCCGGCCAGACCGCACTGGGCCGGGTCGGCCTGCCCGACGACATCGGCCCGGTGATCGCCGCGCTGCTGGCCGAGGACAACCGCTGGATCAACGCCCAGCGCATCGAGGCCTCGGGCGGCATGTTCCTGTAA
- a CDS encoding FecR domain-containing protein: MIPPSPAPSPAPSAPDAAPLEKVALDWLVRSRSGDFGPAERQALQAWRAADPAHEEALQRWQREWSALDALPPAGVAWLKQRMALDKARAALPARRPAARRPRLALAASLLSLGLGGYLGWDLWARQPQYEHSFASARGQQLEVRLPDGSLLRLDSATRAEVALYRQRREVRLLEGQVLFQVSADPQRPFDVLAGAQRVTVLGTRFAVRHTPGVPGRDGVAVAVEEGRVQVAGLAEGAPRLRLGAGQQVLADAQGRLGPIAAVPQAGIAPWLERRLSFDNATLAEALAEFERHGPTGLRLRDPAVARLRITGSFDARRPDRFARALPEALPLRLAPIGDSLQEIRALSAAR, translated from the coding sequence ATGATCCCGCCCTCGCCAGCCCCGTCGCCAGCCCCCTCCGCCCCCGACGCGGCGCCGCTCGAGAAGGTGGCACTCGACTGGCTGGTGCGCAGCCGCTCGGGCGACTTCGGCCCGGCCGAGCGGCAGGCCCTGCAGGCCTGGCGCGCCGCCGACCCGGCCCATGAAGAGGCGCTGCAGCGCTGGCAGCGGGAGTGGAGCGCGCTGGACGCGCTGCCGCCGGCCGGCGTCGCCTGGCTGAAGCAGCGCATGGCGCTCGACAAGGCGCGCGCGGCGCTGCCGGCGCGGCGCCCGGCCGCCCGGCGGCCGCGCCTGGCGCTGGCCGCCAGCCTGCTGAGCCTGGGGCTGGGGGGCTATCTGGGCTGGGACCTCTGGGCCCGCCAGCCGCAGTATGAGCACAGCTTCGCCAGCGCCCGCGGCCAGCAGCTGGAGGTCCGGCTGCCGGACGGCAGCCTGCTGCGCCTGGACAGCGCGACCCGCGCCGAGGTGGCGCTGTACCGCCAGCGCCGCGAGGTGCGGCTGCTGGAGGGTCAGGTCTTGTTCCAGGTCAGCGCTGATCCGCAGCGGCCCTTCGATGTGCTGGCCGGCGCGCAGCGGGTGACCGTGCTGGGCACCCGCTTCGCGGTGCGCCACACGCCGGGCGTACCGGGCCGCGATGGCGTCGCCGTCGCGGTGGAGGAAGGCCGGGTGCAGGTCGCCGGCCTGGCCGAAGGCGCGCCGCGGCTCCGGCTGGGCGCCGGCCAGCAGGTGCTGGCGGATGCACAGGGGCGCCTCGGCCCGATCGCGGCGGTGCCGCAGGCCGGCATCGCGCCCTGGCTGGAGCGGCGTCTGAGCTTCGACAACGCGACCCTGGCCGAGGCCCTGGCCGAGTTCGAACGCCATGGCCCGACCGGCCTGCGCCTGCGCGACCCGGCGGTGGCCCGGCTGCGCATCACCGGCAGCTTCGACGCGCGCCGCCCGGACCGCTTCGCGCGCGCGCTGCCGGAGGCGCTGCCGCTGCGGCTGGCACCGATCGGCGATTCGCTGCAGGAAATCCGCGCCCTGTCCGCGGCGCGCTGA